In the Tessaracoccus lacteus genome, TGCGGGGTCGCGACGTAGACGATGTCGACGCCCTTGTCGGCGACCAGTTCCTCGTAGGAACCGTAGGCGCGCTCGGCGCCGACCGTCGAGGCGAAGGCCTGCGCCCGCTCGAGCGTGCGCGAACCGACCGCGACGAGGCGCTGGCGGGTGTGCTTGTGCATCGCGTCGACGAAGCGTTCGGCGATCCAGCCGGTGCCGATGATGCCCCAGCGCAGCGGGGGAGCGGTCATCGGGTCCGGGGTGCGGGGGGTGGGCAGCGTCAGGCTCATGGCCCTATTCAACCGCAGATGCGGCCTTCGCAGGAGGCGTGAGCGCGGGCGACAGCGCCAGCATCGCCAAGGCGGCGACGGGGATGACGATGAGGGCCCACCGGATGGTCAGGGAGTCGGCCACCAGGCCGATCAGCGGAGGCGAGACGAAGAATCCGAGCCGCATCAGCCAACTGACGAACGTCAGGCCGTTGCCGGCCGCCATGCCGGGCAGCTCGTCGGCGGCGTGCATCACCATGGGGATCGCGGTGGCGATGCCCCAACCGGCGCAGGCGAAGCCCACCAGCGTCAGCGCGGGCGAGGGGAAGGCCACGGCCAGCGCCATGCCGACCCCGGCGACGATCGCGCCCTGCGTCACCGCGGCGCGCGGGCCGAAGCGGTTGGTCAGCGCGTCCCCGGTGAACCGCCCGACGACCTGCACCGACTGCAGCGCCACGAAGGCCATGCCGACGAGGAACGGGCTCACCTCGAACATCGAGTCCATGTAGACGGCTCCCCAGGAGGCGCCGGAGTCCTCGATCATGCCCGCAAACGCGCCGAGCAGGCCGAGCGCGATCAGGCGCGGCAGCCACCGTCGCGCGACGCCCCTGCCGACGGGGGCGGCCGACGCGTCGGGGGCGGGATCGACGACGGTGTCGGGGCCCTTCAGCAGCAGCGTCTTCGCGTAGAGGGCGACGCCGGAGAAGATCACGAAGGCGACGAGGCACTGCACCCAGATGGGCAGCTGCGCCTGGGCCGCGAGGGAGCCGAGGAAACCTCCGCAGACGGCGCCGACGGACCACCAGCCGTGGAAGCCGTTGAGGATCGACGAGCCGTGCAGGCGCTGTACGCGCAGCCCGTGCGAGTTCATGGAGATGTCGGTGAACGCGTCGAGCGCGGACATCAGCAGGATGCCGAGCACGAACACGGCCCAGTGGGTGGCGTTGCCGTAGATCGACAGGCACGCGAGCCCGAGGATCGCGGAGACGACGGTCACTGTCGACGAGGTGTGGCGGCGGATCAGTCGGGCGGTGAACAGCCCGGCCAGCAGGCCGCCGAGCGGCCCGAGCCCCACGGCGAGCCCCCACTGCAGGTCGCCGAGGCCGAGGTTGGCCTTCAGCTCGGGGTAGCGGGGCAGCAGCGACGCGAAGCCGACGCCGTTGAGCCAGAACATGATGGTGACGCCCCACCGGGCGCGCACGACCTCGCGGGTGGGTGCCATGGCAGGAGAGCCTAGCGGTACCGACCGCGGGGTAGATAGCCGCCGCCAGGGGGGTGCGATGAGCACGACACACTTGTCACGCGTCGGGCGAACGTTCACACATCGGTTTTCGGTCGACGAGCAGGAGGATGTGCTCATCGGGCCCCGGGCAGGCGGATCCCCGCAGGGCCGACGCCCTGCGGGGACCCGCCGCCGGTCACATGCCGAACGTGCTCTCCGGCTGCCCGAGCGCCGACTCCAGTTGCCGCAGTTCGTCGACGAGGTCGCGCGGCAGCCGCCACCCGAACGTGTCGAACCACCGGCCGATGCGGGGCACCTCGTCGCGCCACTCCTGCGGCTGGTAGCGCACGACGTCGTGCAGGTCGTCGGCCGAGATGTCGAGCCCGTCGACGTCGAGGCCGTCGTCGGTCGGCAGGAGGCCGATCGGGGTCTCGACGGCGTCGACGAGCCCGTCGACACGCTCCGCGACCCACTTCAGCACGCGGGAGTTCTCACCGAATCCCGGCCACATGAAGCGGCCGGAGGAGTCGCGGCGGAACCAGTTGACGTAGAAGATCTTCGGGAGCTTGTCCGCGTCGGCCTTGGCGCCCAGGTTGAGCCAGTGCTGCACATAGTCGGCGACGTGGTAGCCGATGAACGGCAGCATCGCCATCGGGTCGCGACGAAGCACGCCGACGGCGCCCTTCGCTGCGGCCGTCGACTCCGACGAGCACGTCGCCCCCATGAAGACCCCGTGGCGCCAGTCACGCGACTGGGTCACGAGCGGGACGGTGTTCTCGCGGCGGCCGCCGAAGATGATCGCGTCGATCGGCACGCCCTCGGGGTTGTCGTAGTCGGGGCTGAGGATCGGGCACTGGTCGATCGGGGTGCAGAAGCGGCTGTTCGGATGCGCCGCGGTCTCGTCGGGTCGGCCGCCCTCGGGACCGGACTCAGCGCGCCAGGTACGCCCCTTCCAGTCCGTGAGTACGGCGGGCTTCTCCTTCGTCATGCCCTCCCACCACACGTCGCCGTCCGGGGTCAGGGCGACGTTGGTGAAGATGGAGTTGCCGCGGTCGATGGCCGCCATCGCGTTGGGGTTCGTCGCGGCGCCGGTGCCGGGGGCGACGCCGAAGAAACCCGTCTCGGGGTTGGTCGCGTATAGCCTCCCGTCCTCGCCGAAGCGCATCCAGGCGATGTCGTCACCGAGCGTCTCGACCCGCCAGCCGGGCACCGTCGGCTGCAGCATCGCGAGGTTGGTCTTGCCGCAGGCCGACGGGAAGGCCGCGGCGATGTGGTATTCGCGCCCCGTCGGCGAGATGAGCTTCAGGATCAACATGTGCTCGGCCAGCCAGCCCTCGTCCCGGGCCATGGCCGAGGCTATCCGCAGCGCGTAGCACTTCTTGCCGAGCAGCGAGTTGCCGCCGTAGCCGGAGCCGTACGACCAGATCATCCGCTCCTCGGGGAAGTGGACGATGTACTTGGTGGAGTTGCATGGCCACGCGACGTCTGGCTGCCCGTCGGACAGGGGCATGCCGACGGAGTGGAGACACGGCACGAAATCGGCCCCCGTCTCCTCCATGACGCGCAGCACCTCGGCGCCCATCCGGGTCATGATCCGCATCGACAGCGCGACATAGGCCGAGTCAGAGACCTCGACGCCGAACTTCGGGTCCTTCGCATCCAGGTGGCCCATGCAGAAGGGCATGACGTACATCGTGCGCCCGACCATGCAGCCGTCGTAGAGCTGCGTCATGAC is a window encoding:
- a CDS encoding phosphoenolpyruvate carboxykinase (GTP) — translated: MSTTVGLSLRNSLPTTGDQPTHPRLLEWLDKVVELCRPDAIHYCDGSDEEWDSLVDLLVAAGTVQRLNEDRKPNSIYARTDPDDVARVEDSTFICSVDERDAGPTNNWMAPAEMKRVMTQLYDGCMVGRTMYVMPFCMGHLDAKDPKFGVEVSDSAYVALSMRIMTRMGAEVLRVMEETGADFVPCLHSVGMPLSDGQPDVAWPCNSTKYIVHFPEERMIWSYGSGYGGNSLLGKKCYALRIASAMARDEGWLAEHMLILKLISPTGREYHIAAAFPSACGKTNLAMLQPTVPGWRVETLGDDIAWMRFGEDGRLYATNPETGFFGVAPGTGAATNPNAMAAIDRGNSIFTNVALTPDGDVWWEGMTKEKPAVLTDWKGRTWRAESGPEGGRPDETAAHPNSRFCTPIDQCPILSPDYDNPEGVPIDAIIFGGRRENTVPLVTQSRDWRHGVFMGATCSSESTAAAKGAVGVLRRDPMAMLPFIGYHVADYVQHWLNLGAKADADKLPKIFYVNWFRRDSSGRFMWPGFGENSRVLKWVAERVDGLVDAVETPIGLLPTDDGLDVDGLDISADDLHDVVRYQPQEWRDEVPRIGRWFDTFGWRLPRDLVDELRQLESALGQPESTFGM
- a CDS encoding MFS transporter, which translates into the protein MAPTREVVRARWGVTIMFWLNGVGFASLLPRYPELKANLGLGDLQWGLAVGLGPLGGLLAGLFTARLIRRHTSSTVTVVSAILGLACLSIYGNATHWAVFVLGILLMSALDAFTDISMNSHGLRVQRLHGSSILNGFHGWWSVGAVCGGFLGSLAAQAQLPIWVQCLVAFVIFSGVALYAKTLLLKGPDTVVDPAPDASAAPVGRGVARRWLPRLIALGLLGAFAGMIEDSGASWGAVYMDSMFEVSPFLVGMAFVALQSVQVVGRFTGDALTNRFGPRAAVTQGAIVAGVGMALAVAFPSPALTLVGFACAGWGIATAIPMVMHAADELPGMAAGNGLTFVSWLMRLGFFVSPPLIGLVADSLTIRWALIVIPVAALAMLALSPALTPPAKAASAVE